The following coding sequences lie in one Niabella agricola genomic window:
- a CDS encoding CAP domain-containing protein codes for MNRIASFALILCVAVMACSSSKQPRFAGDNKSPVGRSLLQQINAVRAKGCNCGGRRYPAAPPLSWNNKLETAAEAHSNYMQRSGQLTHRGRNGMMPEKRVSASGYPWSYVAENIAMGQQSNTEVIQSWLQSPQHCRNMMSRNVTEIGAARAGTYWTLILAAPANR; via the coding sequence ATGAACCGTATCGCATCCTTTGCGCTGATCCTGTGTGTTGCAGTGATGGCTTGTTCTTCTTCAAAACAACCCCGGTTTGCAGGAGATAATAAGAGTCCTGTCGGCAGGAGCCTTTTACAACAGATCAACGCTGTTCGCGCGAAAGGATGTAATTGCGGCGGCCGTAGATACCCGGCAGCACCGCCTTTAAGCTGGAATAATAAGCTGGAAACTGCTGCCGAAGCACACAGTAATTATATGCAGCGCAGCGGCCAGCTCACGCATCGCGGACGCAATGGAATGATGCCGGAAAAAAGGGTTTCAGCTTCGGGATACCCGTGGAGCTATGTTGCCGAAAATATTGCTATGGGACAACAAAGCAATACCGAGGTCATTCAAAGCTGGTTGCAAAGCCCCCAGCATTGCAGGAATATGATGAGCCGGAATGTAACTGAAATCGGCGCTGCCCGCGCCGGGACCTACTGGACCTTAATCCTGGCCGCGCCTGCCAACAGATAA
- a CDS encoding glutamine synthetase family protein, with protein sequence MTTKEILQYVKTHKSGKVKIAYVDIDGILRGKYISAKKFLGIAEKETSFCDVIFGWDSGDVSYTNCSYTGWHTGYPDAPARIDLSTFRKIPWENGLPFFLGAIIDSKGAPACVCPRQLLKKVLGDAQQQGFTPYAAQEFEWYNFAETPQTIAEKGFQQLTPLTPGMFGYSILRSSLNNRFFTALFDQLRDFDIPIEGIHTETGPGTYEAAIEYSDILTAADRAALFKTAVKEIAYQHGIMATFMAKIHESLPGCGGHVHQSLRDKTGKKNVFYNGKDKQQISATFRHYIAGQLYCLPQILPMFAPTVNSYKRLVEGAWAPTTITWGIDNRTVALRVLQQSEAACRLETRVIGADANPYLAMAAAIASGLYGIRHKLDLQEAVTGNGYTDESHGVLPRTLEQATAAMKASTVARELFGEKFTEHFVTTREWEWKQHLKTVTDWEMRRYFEII encoded by the coding sequence ATGACAACAAAAGAAATTTTACAGTACGTTAAAACCCACAAATCAGGAAAAGTAAAAATCGCCTATGTGGATATTGACGGCATTCTCCGCGGAAAATATATTTCTGCAAAAAAATTCCTGGGCATCGCAGAAAAAGAAACTTCTTTTTGTGATGTGATTTTTGGCTGGGATTCCGGTGACGTGTCCTATACCAATTGCAGCTATACGGGCTGGCATACGGGCTACCCCGATGCGCCTGCGCGGATCGACCTCAGCACCTTCCGCAAGATCCCCTGGGAAAACGGGCTTCCTTTCTTTCTTGGAGCGATCATTGACAGCAAAGGGGCACCAGCCTGTGTTTGTCCGCGACAACTATTGAAAAAAGTGCTTGGCGATGCCCAGCAGCAGGGATTTACACCTTACGCAGCACAGGAATTTGAGTGGTACAATTTTGCCGAAACACCACAAACTATTGCGGAGAAGGGGTTTCAACAGCTTACCCCCCTTACTCCAGGCATGTTTGGCTATTCCATTTTAAGAAGTTCGCTCAACAACCGCTTTTTTACGGCGCTGTTTGACCAGTTGCGCGATTTTGACATCCCCATCGAAGGCATTCATACCGAAACCGGGCCGGGCACGTATGAAGCCGCTATTGAATATTCCGATATCCTTACAGCTGCAGACCGGGCCGCATTGTTTAAAACCGCGGTAAAAGAAATCGCGTACCAGCATGGTATCATGGCCACGTTTATGGCAAAAATCCATGAAAGTCTTCCAGGCTGCGGCGGACATGTGCATCAAAGCCTGCGGGATAAAACCGGTAAAAAAAATGTGTTCTACAACGGCAAAGACAAACAGCAGATTAGCGCTACATTCCGGCATTATATAGCCGGTCAGCTTTACTGCCTGCCACAGATCCTGCCGATGTTTGCCCCCACCGTCAACAGTTACAAACGATTGGTAGAAGGTGCCTGGGCTCCCACCACCATCACCTGGGGAATCGACAACCGCACGGTGGCCTTACGGGTATTGCAGCAAAGTGAAGCAGCCTGCCGGCTGGAAACAAGGGTGATCGGCGCCGATGCCAACCCCTACCTTGCTATGGCTGCTGCTATAGCATCCGGTTTGTATGGCATCCGGCACAAACTCGATCTCCAGGAAGCCGTAACCGGCAACGGGTATACCGACGAATCTCACGGTGTACTGCCGCGTACCCTGGAACAAGCTACAGCGGCCATGAAAGCATCGACAGTGGCCCGGGAACTGTTTGGCGAAAAATTCACGGAACACTTTGTAACCACCCGTGAATGGGAATGGAAACAACATCTAAAAACCGTAACCGACTGGGAAATGAGACGCTATTTTGAAATCATATAA
- a CDS encoding gamma-glutamyl-gamma-aminobutyrate hydrolase family protein, producing the protein MKIGLTYTGSELKHANYVNWLKGTDPIEVITLSAELNNLNAAASCDGIVLSGGIDLAPEYYSGKTGYPNAPEQFQEERDAFETAVFRQAQEQNTPVLGICRGMQLINCIYGGTLVQDLETKNEVHRVANSQDKVHGIHIKPDSILHEALGSEHCAVNSAHHQAIGNLGWNLQITATAPDGVAEALERTETTGYPFLLCVQWHPERMYHFGLQQTPPSDGIRKKFLEAIQHN; encoded by the coding sequence ATGAAGATCGGATTAACATATACGGGGTCAGAGCTCAAACATGCTAATTATGTCAACTGGCTCAAAGGAACAGACCCCATAGAAGTCATCACCCTTTCGGCGGAACTCAACAACCTCAACGCCGCGGCCAGTTGCGATGGTATTGTACTTTCCGGAGGAATCGACCTTGCACCTGAATACTATTCCGGGAAGACCGGCTATCCCAATGCGCCGGAACAATTCCAGGAAGAACGGGATGCTTTTGAAACCGCTGTTTTCCGCCAGGCACAGGAACAAAACACACCTGTACTAGGTATTTGCCGAGGCATGCAGCTCATCAATTGCATCTATGGCGGCACCCTTGTTCAGGACCTTGAAACAAAGAATGAAGTACACCGGGTGGCCAACAGCCAGGACAAGGTACACGGCATTCATATAAAACCGGACAGTATCCTGCACGAAGCATTAGGCAGCGAGCACTGTGCCGTAAACAGCGCACACCACCAGGCCATCGGCAACCTTGGCTGGAACTTACAGATTACCGCCACAGCGCCGGATGGAGTTGCCGAAGCACTGGAACGGACCGAAACAACCGGCTATCCGTTCCTGCTTTGTGTACAGTGGCACCCGGAACGGATGTATCATTTCGGACTGCAACAAACTCCGCCCTCGGACGGAATACGTAAAAAATTTTTGGAAGCCATACAACATAATTAA
- a CDS encoding aldehyde dehydrogenase family protein, which yields MEVINPATEERIATLTEDNTQSLLEKWQRLKAAQPNWKARPLEERVAIVKKFAELLEANCAVLSQVLTSEVGKPLTQSANEIRGAIGRINWLTGNAAKYLSDEVMNVAPDMEERIVYEPLGVIANISAWNYPYLVGVNVFVPALLAGNAVLYKPSEYASLTGLEIERLWKQAGLDAGLFLTAIGTGSVGAALLDMPFDGYYFTGSYKTGSFIYNKVAAKMVPCQCELGGKDPLYVADDITDIAAVAAATADGAFYNNGQSCCSVERIYVHANKYDAYVEAFVKELRSWKTGAPTEDGVYFGPLTRKEQIAVLEAQVDDALQKGATLLTGGKKTEGKGYYFQPTVLTNVTADMRVMKEESFGPIIGIMEVKDDAAAIAQMNDTEYGLTASVYSSDQARAATILQQVNAGTGYWNCCDRVSAALPWSGRNHSGFGATLSHAGLRAFTKPKAYHLRKA from the coding sequence ATGGAAGTTATTAACCCCGCCACGGAAGAGCGGATCGCCACACTTACAGAAGACAATACGCAATCCCTCCTGGAAAAATGGCAGCGGCTGAAAGCTGCCCAACCCAACTGGAAAGCCCGCCCGCTGGAAGAACGCGTTGCCATCGTAAAAAAATTCGCTGAATTACTGGAAGCCAATTGTGCCGTCCTGTCGCAGGTGCTCACCAGCGAAGTAGGAAAACCGCTAACCCAATCGGCCAACGAGATCCGGGGTGCCATTGGCCGCATTAACTGGCTCACCGGGAATGCGGCAAAGTATCTTAGTGACGAGGTAATGAATGTAGCACCGGATATGGAAGAGCGCATTGTATACGAGCCCCTGGGTGTGATTGCAAATATCTCCGCCTGGAACTATCCCTACCTGGTAGGCGTAAATGTATTTGTTCCTGCCCTGCTGGCAGGCAATGCAGTTCTGTACAAACCTTCAGAATACGCATCGCTTACCGGGCTGGAAATAGAACGCCTGTGGAAGCAAGCCGGATTGGATGCCGGCCTGTTTTTAACCGCTATCGGCACCGGTAGTGTGGGAGCGGCGCTTTTAGATATGCCCTTCGACGGCTATTATTTTACCGGTAGCTATAAGACCGGCAGTTTCATTTACAATAAAGTGGCGGCCAAGATGGTACCCTGCCAGTGCGAACTGGGCGGCAAAGACCCGCTCTATGTAGCAGACGATATAACGGATATTGCAGCCGTTGCAGCGGCCACTGCAGACGGGGCTTTTTATAACAACGGGCAAAGCTGTTGCTCGGTAGAACGGATCTATGTGCATGCAAATAAATACGACGCTTATGTGGAAGCCTTTGTAAAGGAACTGCGTTCCTGGAAGACCGGAGCGCCTACAGAGGACGGCGTGTATTTTGGTCCGCTTACCCGCAAAGAGCAGATTGCAGTGCTGGAAGCCCAGGTTGATGATGCTTTACAAAAAGGCGCCACACTACTTACCGGTGGGAAAAAAACCGAAGGGAAGGGCTATTATTTTCAGCCAACGGTTCTTACTAACGTAACCGCCGATATGCGCGTCATGAAAGAGGAATCCTTTGGGCCGATTATCGGGATCATGGAGGTAAAAGATGATGCAGCGGCCATCGCGCAAATGAACGATACGGAATATGGTCTTACCGCATCTGTGTATAGCAGTGACCAGGCAAGAGCCGCAACCATCCTGCAACAGGTAAATGCCGGAACAGGATATTGGAATTGCTGCGACCGTGTAAGTGCGGCGCTACCCTGGAGCGGCCGCAACCATTCGGGTTTTGGTGCCACGCTGTCCCATGCGGGATTAAGAGCTTTTACGAAACCCAAGGCTTACCACCTCAGGAAGGCTTAA
- a CDS encoding chloride channel protein gives MSIPISTSLQSTLASEQMEQRPSSKKIRLVFISLLAIGIGALVSLVAKLLISLINLVTNLAFFGTFSAADASPGEHHLGMWVMVIPVIGGIMVGFMALYGSRAIRGHGIPEAMEQILTNNSKIKPTITYLKPLSAAIAIGTGGPFGAEGPIIATGGALGSTLGQLLKISHQERKVLLAAGATAGMSAIFGSPIAAIFLAIELLLFEFSAASILPVALACITGAAGHHFLFSSEPVFAITQTIATPSNPALFLYSIEGVLIGLLAVVVTKAVYGLEALFERLPIHWMWWPAIGGLAVGIIGYFYPNTLGVGYNNITDVLSGSPPLKMIALLFLFKFLSWAIALSSGTSGGTLAPLLTIGGAAGALTGMALHYFFPQLDVSVSLAALIGMSAMFAGASRALLTSILFALETTGQVHALLALLAACALAYFISFYLMEHTIMTEKIARRGVRTPVNYTPDVLEQYQVKDVMSNEALLINNDNQIADVRRWLDQHPDARASYFIIAGSDHQLRGVVSSSSLQSEHQDPTARVDTLIKRKSVWVRENGSLKTAVEIMLRFNVDLLPVTNKDQVVIGSINYKNIMTAYQHVRNASEQKQVHISLKRQTLKLLIKGNRLVRRNPGQPRNQEKV, from the coding sequence ATGAGCATTCCGATTTCAACTTCGCTTCAATCCACCCTGGCCTCCGAACAAATGGAGCAACGGCCCTCCTCAAAAAAGATCCGGCTCGTATTCATTTCCCTGCTGGCCATCGGCATCGGTGCATTGGTAAGCCTGGTAGCAAAACTCCTGATCAGCCTGATCAACCTGGTAACCAATTTGGCTTTCTTTGGTACATTTTCAGCGGCCGATGCCTCTCCCGGCGAGCATCACCTGGGCATGTGGGTAATGGTCATACCTGTGATCGGCGGCATCATGGTTGGCTTTATGGCACTGTATGGTTCCCGGGCCATCAGAGGGCATGGAATTCCCGAGGCCATGGAACAGATCCTTACCAACAACAGTAAAATAAAACCCACCATCACTTATTTAAAGCCGCTTTCCGCTGCTATTGCCATTGGAACAGGGGGGCCCTTTGGCGCAGAAGGCCCGATCATTGCCACCGGCGGTGCATTGGGTTCCACGCTGGGACAGCTGCTCAAAATATCGCACCAGGAACGGAAGGTATTGCTGGCTGCCGGTGCTACCGCGGGTATGTCGGCCATCTTCGGAAGCCCTATTGCCGCTATTTTCCTGGCGATCGAGCTCCTGCTGTTTGAATTTTCTGCTGCTTCCATTTTGCCGGTAGCCCTGGCCTGCATCACCGGAGCAGCCGGGCATCACTTCCTGTTTAGCAGTGAACCTGTATTTGCCATCACACAAACCATCGCCACGCCTTCAAATCCGGCGTTATTCCTATACAGCATCGAAGGAGTCCTGATCGGTTTGCTTGCTGTAGTGGTTACCAAGGCCGTATACGGACTCGAAGCGCTCTTTGAACGCCTGCCGATACACTGGATGTGGTGGCCGGCTATTGGCGGATTGGCGGTAGGCATCATCGGCTATTTTTATCCCAATACACTAGGTGTGGGTTACAACAACATTACCGACGTATTATCCGGTAGTCCCCCCCTTAAGATGATCGCGCTGCTGTTTCTCTTTAAATTTCTATCCTGGGCCATCGCTTTATCCAGTGGCACTTCGGGTGGCACCCTGGCTCCGCTACTTACCATCGGAGGGGCCGCAGGAGCCCTTACCGGTATGGCATTGCACTATTTTTTTCCGCAACTGGATGTTTCGGTTTCTCTTGCAGCACTTATTGGTATGTCGGCCATGTTTGCCGGAGCATCCCGGGCCCTGCTGACTTCAATCCTTTTTGCGCTTGAAACCACGGGACAGGTACATGCGCTGCTGGCATTGTTGGCAGCCTGTGCGCTGGCCTATTTCATTTCTTTTTACCTGATGGAGCATACCATCATGACTGAAAAAATTGCGCGCCGAGGTGTACGCACCCCGGTGAACTATACGCCGGATGTGCTGGAACAATACCAGGTAAAAGATGTCATGAGCAACGAGGCCCTGCTTATCAATAATGATAACCAGATCGCCGATGTCAGGCGCTGGCTCGATCAGCACCCGGATGCCCGCGCCAGCTATTTTATTATTGCCGGCAGCGATCATCAACTCAGAGGTGTGGTCAGTTCTTCCAGTTTGCAGAGCGAGCATCAGGATCCAACCGCCCGTGTAGATACCCTTATCAAACGCAAATCGGTATGGGTACGGGAAAACGGGTCTCTGAAAACAGCGGTGGAAATCATGCTCCGGTTTAATGTGGATCTGCTACCTGTAACGAACAAGGACCAGGTAGTAATCGGCAGCATCAATTACAAAAATATCATGACTGCTTACCAGCATGTACGGAACGCCAGTGAGCAGAAACAGGTACACATTTCATTGAAGCGGCAAACGCTGAAGCTGCTGATAAAAGGAAACCGGCTGGTACGCCGGAATCCCGGCCAACCACGGAACCAGGAAAAAGTGTAA
- the eat gene encoding ethanolamine permease: MTNPAQQLKRTLNATMLWGLGVGYVISGMYFGWNLGLEKGGTLGMGIATLFIALMYVAFTFSYTELACAIPKAGGAFDYAGRTLGKDLAFFAGMAQNIEFIFAPPAIAFAIGAYFNLFFPQLPVLGIAIAVYIIFTALNISGVKAAATFELVITIMAVGELLLFAGITLPHFDAVHLKKNALPAGWAGIFPSIPFAIWFFLGIEGIANVAEETKNPQRTILKGFGSAIFTLVVLCALTFISSVGVAGWEAVVYTKEGATSDSPLPLALSHIVTNNAFLYHMLITVGLFGLVASFHGIILAAGRSSFEFGRARFAPQWLGKVNHRFQTPSNALIANMVVGIIALLTGKTGEIIILSVFGALTLYIISMIAVIRLRRKEPALERPFKVPFYPLFPFIALILAGISFIAVIVYNFKLGLVYLGLLLISYILFSLFFKKSL; the protein is encoded by the coding sequence ATGACGAATCCTGCACAGCAGTTGAAAAGAACGCTTAATGCAACCATGTTATGGGGCCTGGGCGTAGGGTATGTTATTTCGGGAATGTATTTTGGCTGGAACCTGGGTCTTGAAAAAGGAGGCACCCTCGGCATGGGCATTGCCACCCTGTTTATTGCACTTATGTATGTAGCATTTACGTTCAGCTATACAGAACTGGCCTGTGCCATTCCCAAGGCAGGAGGAGCTTTCGACTACGCCGGCCGTACGCTGGGAAAAGACCTGGCTTTTTTTGCAGGTATGGCCCAAAATATTGAATTCATCTTCGCGCCGCCGGCCATTGCTTTTGCTATTGGTGCTTATTTTAATTTATTCTTTCCCCAGCTTCCGGTGTTGGGCATCGCCATTGCCGTGTATATTATTTTTACCGCGTTGAATATATCCGGTGTAAAAGCAGCCGCAACATTCGAACTGGTGATCACGATTATGGCTGTGGGCGAGCTATTGCTGTTTGCCGGTATTACGCTGCCGCATTTTGATGCGGTGCATCTCAAAAAAAATGCGCTCCCTGCGGGATGGGCCGGTATCTTTCCCAGCATCCCGTTTGCCATCTGGTTTTTCCTGGGTATAGAAGGTATCGCTAATGTAGCAGAAGAAACCAAGAACCCGCAGCGCACCATCCTAAAGGGATTTGGATCAGCTATTTTCACACTGGTGGTTCTTTGCGCACTTACTTTTATCAGCTCAGTTGGAGTTGCTGGCTGGGAGGCCGTGGTATATACAAAGGAAGGCGCTACATCCGACTCTCCCCTTCCGCTGGCCCTGTCACATATTGTTACCAATAACGCCTTCCTGTACCACATGCTCATCACTGTCGGGTTATTTGGATTGGTGGCATCCTTTCACGGTATTATCCTCGCCGCAGGACGGTCTTCATTCGAATTCGGAAGGGCCCGCTTTGCACCGCAATGGCTGGGAAAGGTAAACCACCGGTTTCAGACGCCCTCCAACGCGCTCATTGCAAATATGGTCGTAGGCATTATTGCACTGCTTACCGGGAAGACCGGGGAAATCATCATCCTCTCGGTATTCGGTGCGCTGACCCTTTATATCATTTCCATGATTGCCGTTATCCGACTGAGGCGAAAAGAGCCCGCACTGGAGCGTCCCTTTAAAGTACCCTTTTACCCGTTGTTTCCTTTTATTGCATTGATACTCGCTGGCATCTCCTTTATTGCGGTGATCGTTTATAATTTCAAACTCGGGCTGGTTTACCTGGGGCTGCTGCTGATCAGTTATATTTTATTCAGCCTGTTTTTCAAGAAATCTTTATGA
- a CDS encoding iron-containing alcohol dehydrogenase, which produces MAFDKIYQYNFPTTIRFGAGSSNELGDYLKKQALDRPLIVTDPVIAQLDFFKKILTSLRAGGASVEVFHDIHKNPVKSDVYRGTDLYDATARDAVIGIGGGAALDVARAIVLRVHHREDLFKYDDLIGGDIYVTNDVPHFITIPTTAGTGSEVGRSAIIADDETHQKKILFSPKLLARVVFADPLLTMDIPPAITAATGMDALTHNLEAYLVNMEHPMCDGIALQGISLIGESIATAVRRPDLESRSKMLIASLMGAVAFQKGLGVVHSLAHPLSSLLDTHHGLANAVNLPYGMRFNIEGQEAKFKKIAAALNLEGSDGKDVVDYLFELNTTIGVPHHLSAIGVKEEYVETLADLAIADFAHPNNPKPVSREQFKQLYLEAL; this is translated from the coding sequence ATGGCATTTGACAAAATCTATCAATACAATTTCCCAACCACCATCCGTTTTGGAGCTGGATCCAGCAACGAGCTCGGCGACTATTTAAAAAAGCAGGCACTGGATCGCCCGTTAATTGTAACGGATCCGGTGATTGCGCAACTGGATTTTTTTAAGAAAATTTTGACATCCCTGCGGGCAGGCGGAGCTTCGGTGGAAGTCTTTCACGACATCCATAAAAATCCCGTAAAATCGGATGTATACCGGGGTACCGATTTGTACGACGCTACCGCACGGGATGCCGTAATTGGCATTGGAGGCGGCGCTGCGCTGGATGTGGCCCGGGCCATCGTACTGCGGGTGCACCACCGCGAAGACCTGTTTAAGTACGACGATCTTATAGGAGGCGATATATACGTTACCAATGATGTGCCGCATTTTATTACCATCCCTACCACAGCCGGCACCGGCAGTGAAGTGGGCCGGAGCGCCATTATTGCCGATGACGAAACCCATCAAAAGAAAATACTGTTCTCGCCCAAACTGCTGGCAAGAGTAGTATTCGCCGACCCCCTGCTTACAATGGATATCCCGCCTGCCATTACCGCTGCAACCGGTATGGACGCGCTTACCCATAACCTGGAAGCTTACCTGGTAAATATGGAACACCCTATGTGCGATGGCATTGCCCTGCAAGGCATTTCGCTGATCGGTGAATCCATTGCAACAGCTGTACGCAGGCCGGACCTCGAATCCCGTAGTAAAATGCTGATTGCTTCGCTGATGGGTGCCGTGGCCTTTCAGAAAGGCCTGGGCGTGGTGCATTCGCTCGCGCATCCGCTGTCGTCCCTGCTGGATACCCACCATGGCCTGGCCAATGCGGTTAACCTGCCCTATGGCATGCGCTTCAATATAGAGGGGCAAGAAGCGAAATTTAAAAAAATTGCCGCAGCTTTAAACCTGGAAGGATCAGACGGAAAAGATGTGGTGGATTACCTGTTTGAACTGAATACCACCATCGGTGTTCCGCATCATTTATCGGCGATCGGCGTTAAAGAAGAGTATGTAGAAACCCTGGCCGACCTGGCCATTGCAGACTTTGCACATCCCAATAACCCCAAACCGGTATCAAGGGAACAGTTCAAACAACTTTACCTGGAAGCATTGTAA
- the plsY gene encoding glycerol-3-phosphate 1-O-acyltransferase PlsY, whose protein sequence is MNYVLLFLLAYCLGSIPTAVWVSKGFFGIDIRDYGSGNAGATNTFRVLGPRWGSFVMICDSLKGFLAVKLALFLPQFADNDIAFLNIQLIFGIAAVLGHIFPVWANFRGGKGVATLFGLVIGISPWTALACSGIFLLVLYLTRFVSLSSILASLAFPVFILVIFNVDNHFYRVFAVAVALLVILTHQKNIGRILKGAENKVPIFKNRDRRRQRNQ, encoded by the coding sequence ATGAATTATGTACTACTCTTTTTATTAGCGTATTGTTTAGGCAGTATTCCTACTGCGGTTTGGGTGAGTAAAGGTTTTTTTGGAATCGATATCCGGGATTATGGCAGTGGTAATGCCGGGGCCACTAATACCTTCAGGGTACTGGGACCTCGGTGGGGCTCTTTTGTGATGATCTGTGATTCCCTGAAAGGATTTCTGGCGGTAAAACTGGCCCTGTTTCTTCCTCAGTTTGCAGATAATGATATTGCTTTTTTAAACATTCAGCTCATCTTTGGAATTGCGGCGGTATTGGGGCATATATTCCCCGTATGGGCTAATTTCCGTGGGGGGAAAGGAGTGGCAACTTTATTTGGCCTGGTTATCGGTATCAGTCCCTGGACGGCCTTGGCATGCTCCGGTATTTTTTTGCTGGTCTTGTATCTCACACGTTTTGTATCCCTGAGCTCCATACTGGCCAGCCTGGCGTTTCCGGTTTTTATATTGGTTATCTTTAATGTAGACAATCATTTTTACCGGGTATTTGCTGTGGCTGTGGCATTGCTGGTGATCCTCACACATCAGAAAAACATCGGGCGTATTCTCAAAGGTGCCGAAAATAAAGTGCCGATCTTTAAAAACAGAGACCGCCGCAGACAGCGCAACCAATAG
- the prmA gene encoding 50S ribosomal protein L11 methyltransferase has translation MSVGATYTEVVFLNTTATISELLIAALADKADGFEEGDTLLKAFFGEGRITRDELDAVCSPLQIGYEISKLESQNWNALWESNFEPVVVGDFVAVRASFHPSFENVEQEIVINPKMSFGTGHHATTWLMMQQMRGISFGGKRVFDFGTGTGILAILAQKLGAAAVLATDIDEWSIENARENFEINHCTGIRLRQSGSAVQSENFDVILANINKNVLMETIPQLKLQLVAGGLLLLSGLLEADEPGIVERAVEAGLVLDGKFLKDKWLCLRFHV, from the coding sequence ATGAGCGTTGGTGCAACATATACAGAGGTGGTGTTTTTGAACACTACGGCAACGATTTCAGAATTGCTGATTGCGGCGCTTGCCGATAAAGCAGACGGGTTTGAAGAAGGAGATACCCTGTTGAAGGCGTTCTTTGGTGAAGGCCGGATTACCCGGGATGAACTTGATGCGGTTTGCAGTCCGTTACAGATCGGTTACGAGATCAGCAAGCTGGAGTCGCAGAACTGGAACGCGCTTTGGGAATCTAATTTTGAACCCGTAGTGGTCGGCGATTTTGTGGCGGTACGGGCCTCTTTTCACCCGTCTTTCGAAAACGTGGAGCAGGAAATTGTGATCAATCCCAAAATGAGTTTCGGCACCGGACACCATGCTACCACCTGGCTGATGATGCAGCAAATGCGCGGCATTTCCTTTGGCGGCAAGCGGGTGTTTGACTTTGGCACGGGTACGGGTATACTGGCGATCCTGGCCCAAAAACTGGGTGCTGCTGCGGTTCTGGCAACCGATATTGATGAATGGAGCATCGAAAATGCCCGGGAGAATTTTGAGATCAACCATTGTACCGGAATCCGGTTACGGCAGTCCGGTTCAGCAGTGCAAAGTGAAAATTTTGACGTGATTCTTGCTAATATTAATAAAAATGTGCTCATGGAAACCATACCTCAATTAAAGCTGCAACTGGTTGCCGGAGGCCTTTTGCTTTTAAGTGGTTTACTGGAAGCGGATGAACCCGGAATTGTGGAACGGGCCGTGGAAGCTGGGTTGGTGCTTGATGGTAAGTTTCTGAAAGACAAATGGTTATGTCTCAGGTTTCATGTGTAA
- a CDS encoding M48 family metallopeptidase encodes MIKNLFIFIAAAAVGAGCSTNAITGRSQMKLLPESELQQMAVSEYQTFLSSNKVVASSSNRDAEMVNRVGQRIINAVTAFYRQNNLSGDLSGYKWETKLVQSNEANAWCMPGGKIVVYTGLLPITQNEAALANVMGHEVSHALFGHTNERMSQTVAAQYGTNILDAFMANKTSSGMRQLFGTAVGLGSQVGILAFSRKQELEADHYGMIWAAMAGYNPQEAIGLWQRMQAQAQGSRPPEFLSTHPGPERRIEQLQKFMPEAMKYYRPVGK; translated from the coding sequence ATGATCAAGAACTTGTTCATCTTTATCGCTGCAGCAGCAGTAGGAGCAGGATGTTCTACCAATGCCATTACCGGGCGTAGCCAGATGAAGTTATTGCCGGAATCGGAGTTGCAGCAGATGGCGGTATCTGAATACCAAACCTTTCTTTCTTCCAATAAAGTAGTGGCCAGTTCCAGCAACCGGGATGCAGAAATGGTAAACCGGGTAGGACAACGGATCATTAACGCTGTAACCGCATTTTACCGGCAGAACAACCTGAGCGGTGACCTGAGCGGTTATAAATGGGAAACCAAACTGGTTCAGAGCAACGAAGCCAATGCCTGGTGCATGCCGGGAGGGAAAATTGTGGTGTATACCGGGTTATTACCGATCACTCAAAACGAGGCAGCGTTGGCTAATGTAATGGGACATGAAGTAAGCCATGCATTATTCGGACATACCAATGAGCGGATGAGCCAGACCGTTGCAGCACAATATGGTACCAATATCCTGGATGCGTTTATGGCTAATAAAACATCCAGTGGAATGCGGCAGTTATTTGGTACAGCGGTTGGATTGGGCTCACAGGTTGGTATTCTGGCATTTTCCCGTAAGCAGGAGCTGGAGGCCGACCACTATGGAATGATCTGGGCTGCGATGGCAGGCTATAACCCCCAGGAAGCCATCGGTCTCTGGCAGCGGATGCAGGCCCAGGCGCAGGGTAGCCGGCCTCCTGAATTCTTAAGTACGCACCCCGGGCCCGAGCGTAGAATTGAACAACTGCAAAAGTTTATGCCGGAAGCTATGAAATATTACCGTCCGGTAGGTAAATAA